The Pseudanabaena sp. BC1403 genomic sequence TGTAACTTCAGGAAGAGCGATCGCATCAGGCTTTTCGATCACAACAGGTTTAATCTCAAATATCTCGAAAATGCGATCAATTGAAGCTTCAGCCTGTTTGATTTCGTTATAGCTACCAGTGGTATTGGCGATCGGGTCAATCAATAGCGCAACCCCAGCACCAAAAGCAACAAACTGCTCAGGTAGCAACCATTTATTAGAAATTAGCCAACCACCGAGTAGAAATAGAAAACAAATTCCTGCGGCTTCCAAAAAGCCAATTACAGGATATTGAATAGCCTTAACGCGATCGGCTGCATATTTACGGCGGCTATTTTGTTCGGATTCTTGCTTAAAGCGCTCGATTTCATAGGATTCTGTGGCAAAGGCGCGAACTAAGCGAATACCGCTAAAAATCTCGGATAGTAACGCGGCTAAGTTGGAAACTTGATCTTGGCTACGGCGACTGAGCTTCAACATGCGATCGCCAAACCAAGCGATTAATATGGCGATCAAAGGCGCAACGGCAAGAGTGGTGAGAGTTAAGATCCAATTCAAATAAATCATGTACGCCAGTACAAAAATCAATTGCAGTACTGATGGAATGAATTGATGAAAAAATTTGCCGATCACCTCACCAATGCGATCGATATCTTCAGTCAAGCGATAGGATAAATCACCTGTACGAGACTCTGCAAAATAATCTAGATCTAAAGTCTGCAAATGTGAGTACACATCTACGCGCAAATCTCTCGCCGCATTCAGTGCGGCTTGCGCCATCATTGAATCCTGTCCATACTGCCCCAATCCCCGAAACACAAACATAATTACGGTGAAAGCCGCGATCTGCAAAATGGCGGTGACATCACCCTTGCCAAGTGCTTTGGCAACCCGTCCTAATAGTTCGGCAAGGAGAGGCATTGTGCCGATAAAGACTAAGGTACATAAAAATGCTTTGCCAATCAGAAAACGCTGGGGATAGACGTAATCTCGTATCTGCCAGTAGGAAGAGCGCTTTGAAGATTTCCCAGAAGATTTTATTTCCAAACTCGTAGCTCAAATGTTTGCAATTCACCAAGGATTAGTCTCTCACTTTATCGCGCCAATTCGCCGCGATCGCAATATACCAAAGCACAAAATGGCGTAGCCATTTTGTGCTTTTAAAACCCTTACTGGGTTTGGTTTTTAATTCACAAAAGTGTAGCTACACTTTTGTGAATTGGCATTGCCTATGTAGCGAGACCGAAAAGAGATGTGCCGCGCGAAGCGCGGCACATCTCTTTTCGGTTTTAGGGAATGAGTGCGAAGCTATTAGCAAATTGATCGAATGCTGATGAATTTGGGCTATTGGCAGCATTCTGAGAATCAGGCTGGTAATAGCGAACTGTATAGATAAATTTATCGGCTTCTAAGGTTAATACTTTGACCTTCCAGCTTGTAGATTTATTAGAAGAATCGCCAGCAGCGATCGCAATTGTAAATTCCTCTTTCGAGCCAGACTTTGCGCCTTTAACTTTGGGATCAAAAGGAATTTTTACGAGATCTTTTGCCTTGTCAGAGCCATCGGAGGCGATCGCCTTGCCATCAATCGGTTGTCGCGACACCACCGTATAAACTTGCTGACTTTGTTGTAGCTTTTTAACTAGATCATTTTTATCTTCGCCCACTGGGATCTCACGACTAGGTGTAAAAATTACCGTACTTGCGCCCGAAGGCTCTAAACCGAGATCGATCGCTTTCCAGTCCGCAGGATAGCGCAGCATATAACCCGCACCCGTATATTTGCCAGTTGTTTCAGGCTTGGCATCCTCAGATCGACAAATCTCGATTTTGCTAGCATCTTGATTAGTTTGTAAGGTATAGCGCATATCTTCAGCAATCAGCGCAATCTCAAACCCTGCTTGAGTCGGAGCCGCCGTTTGACATAAATCATTAGCATTAGCTGGCTGTGGCTTTTGTGACTCCGCTACGATCGCCACAGTTGGCGATAGCTTGAGCTGCGATCGCAAATAACTGATTGCTTTTTCGGTAGCAAGATTATTAGTTGGCGCTGTGGCGTTATTTGATGGAGTCTGCTGACAGCTAACTAATGCGATCGCAGCAATTCCGATATAGGCGTAAAACTTTGGCATAACATAAAACGAGATATAGCAATCATCATAATGCTTAGTAACAAGGGGGACGAATTACGAATTATCAACTCGTAATTCGTAATTCGTAATTCGTAATTCATAATTATCCAATCACCAATTACCAATTACCAAATGGACATCAAAACACTCGTATTTCCTGCGATCGTCACTATCTGCGCATTGCTTGTTTACTTTGGCTTAGGTATCGGTGTGGCTGTAGCTCGTGTTAAGTATAAAGTCATGCCACCACAAATCACTGGCAACGAAGATTTTGAGAGAGTCTTTCGTGCTCATCAAAACACTCTTGAACAAATCGTGATCTTTTTACCTTGCTTATGGTTGTTCAGTATTTTTGTTAGCCCAAATGTGGGCGCGATCTTAGGCTCTGTCTGGGTTGTGGGGCGCATTGCCTATGCTTGGGGATATTATGTCGAGGCGAGTAAACGCGCCGCAGGAAATGCGATCGCTTCTTTAGCAACTCTTGCTCTTATGTTTGGCACACTTTTTAACTTAGTCCGTGGATTGTTTTTTGCAGGTTAAACTTGCGATCAAAAAAGCGATATCAAAGATATCAAATAAGGGGGTGAAAGCCCCTTCCATTGATGGATAGATTGAAAGAGAATATAAATGCCATAATCAATTGCGTATAAATACTCAGAGAAATTAGCTATATCAATATGTCAAAACTTGTCGCGATCGCCGCGAGCTTATATTTTGTTACGCTTGCTTTTTTCGGATTTGTTCCTGCCGCTTCTGCTCATTCCCTTAACTATTCACTAAATTCTGCGATCGCAACACCTATGGCACTTTTTTCTTTTTCTGGCACACGCCCCTCTAATATCGGTGTAACCAATGGCAAGCTCCTCGATTGCCCCGATTCTCCTAACTGTGTCTCTAGTCAAAGCACCGACGCAGAGCATAAAATCGCACCTTTGACCTATACAGGCGATCCCGCCAAAGCCTTAGAAGATCTTAAAGCGGTGATTTCTAGTATGCCTCGCACCAAAATCATTACCGCTGAAGGCAACTATCTCTATGCCGAGTTTACCAGCGCTCTAATGGGTTATGTCGATGACGTTGAATTTTATCTAAATGCGGACAAGGGCATCATTGAGGTGCGTTCGGCTTCTCGTTTAGGTAAGTCCGATCTTGGCGTTAACCGCGATCGCGTTGAAGCCATCCGCGCTCAACTTGCTTAAATTAAGTATGGCGGCGCGAAGCGCCGCCATACTTAATTTTTCCGCTCTTTATATTTGTTTATGACACAAATAAACGATGCGTATCAATCAATCGATACCATTGAGATTTATGATTGAGTTTGATAAAAACACCGTTATTTGATTAATTAGCTTTTTTACAAGCTCAAGGAAATTTTATGGGAATCGCAGTTGGTTTGGTTGAGGTGCTGGGGCATCCTCCTGCACTGTCCGTCGCTGACACAATGGTCAAAGCTGCAAATGTAACTTTTGTGGGCTATGA encodes the following:
- a CDS encoding MAPEG family protein, whose amino-acid sequence is MDIKTLVFPAIVTICALLVYFGLGIGVAVARVKYKVMPPQITGNEDFERVFRAHQNTLEQIVIFLPCLWLFSIFVSPNVGAILGSVWVVGRIAYAWGYYVEASKRAAGNAIASLATLALMFGTLFNLVRGLFFAG
- a CDS encoding ABC transporter ATP-binding protein → MEIKSSGKSSKRSSYWQIRDYVYPQRFLIGKAFLCTLVFIGTMPLLAELLGRVAKALGKGDVTAILQIAAFTVIMFVFRGLGQYGQDSMMAQAALNAARDLRVDVYSHLQTLDLDYFAESRTGDLSYRLTEDIDRIGEVIGKFFHQFIPSVLQLIFVLAYMIYLNWILTLTTLAVAPLIAILIAWFGDRMLKLSRRSQDQVSNLAALLSEIFSGIRLVRAFATESYEIERFKQESEQNSRRKYAADRVKAIQYPVIGFLEAAGICFLFLLGGWLISNKWLLPEQFVAFGAGVALLIDPIANTTGSYNEIKQAEASIDRIFEIFEIKPVVIEKPDAIALPEVTGKVEYTNVGFHYQGDRPVLTDINLVANKGESIALVGMSGAGKSTLMNLLMRFHDVKSGKILIDGYDIRDVKIKGLRQQLALVPQENILFSGTVASNIAFGQKDYDTEAVERAARIANAHDFIMELPQGYDTWVGERGVNLSGGQRQRISIARAVLHNPKILILDEATSALDTESESLVQEALQRLMQGRTTFIIAHRLATIRNSDRIIVLEQGQIVESGTHDELLQKAGRYAQLHSRQFDTIV
- a CDS encoding DUF1499 domain-containing protein encodes the protein MSKLVAIAASLYFVTLAFFGFVPAASAHSLNYSLNSAIATPMALFSFSGTRPSNIGVTNGKLLDCPDSPNCVSSQSTDAEHKIAPLTYTGDPAKALEDLKAVISSMPRTKIITAEGNYLYAEFTSALMGYVDDVEFYLNADKGIIEVRSASRLGKSDLGVNRDRVEAIRAQLA